The following proteins are co-located in the Apium graveolens cultivar Ventura chromosome 5, ASM990537v1, whole genome shotgun sequence genome:
- the LOC141659907 gene encoding uncharacterized protein LOC141659907 has product MSILSWNCHGLGTPWTFQFLKEIVLQKRLDFIFLSEILCKQVTVEKFQQAVNFEGKMVVETQGHSGGIALLWRFQNEVTLRTFNKNHIDVFVKNKAGDEFRLTGVYGEPDRQKRKETWDMIRMLSSINTGPWCLIGDMNNVLSQADKQGGRPYPQWLIQGFRDVIEDCSLINLDLDGYPFTWERGAGTVDWIEVRLDRDLVSTSFLNIFPNVKLINIEVSTSDHCPILLEIHKASIVIQKRVFRFENAWLREPMCQKIVEDVWSSGASVSFYAKIKECSEILSSWGREITGSFKNRINQCKKTIKLLKGRRDSNSIAVLKC; this is encoded by the coding sequence ATGAGTATTTTGAGCTGGAATTGCCATGGGCTTGGGACCCCGTGGACGTTTCAATTCCTAAAGGAGATTGTTCTCCAAAAGAGACTCGATTTTATCTTTTTAAGTGAAATTTTATGCAAGCAAGTAACAGTTGAGAAGTTTCAGCAGGCTGTAAATTTTGAAGGAAAGATGGTAGTGGAAACTCAAGGTCATAGTGGTGGAATTGCATTGCTATGGCGATTTCAAAATGAGGTGACTTTGAGAACTTTTAACAAGAATCATATAGACGTTTTTGTGAAGAATAAAGCTGGAGATGAATTTAGATTAACTGGTGTGTACGGAGAGCCTGACAGACAGAAAAGGAAAGAGACATGGGATATGATTCGTATGTTATCAAGTATAAACACTGGTCCTTGGTGTTTAATTGGTGACATGAATAATGTGCTCTCTCAGGCTGATAAGCAAGGTGGTAGACCTTACCCTCAGTGGTTAATACAGGGTTTTCGTGATGTAATAGAAGATTGCAGCTTAATAAATTTGGACTTGGATGGCTACCCGTTTACTTGGGAGAGGGGAGCTGGAACTGTAGATTGGATAGAAGTGAGACTGGATCGAGATTTAGTCTCGACTAGTTTTTTGAACATCTTTCCAAATGTCAAGTTGATAAATATTGAGGTTTCAACATCAGATCATTGCCCTATTCTGTTGGAAATTCATAAGGCAAGCATTGTAATTCAAAAGCGAGTTTTCAGGTTCGAGAATGCTTGGTTAAGGGAGCCTATGTGTCAGAAAATAGTGGAAGATGTTTGGAGTAGTGGTGCGAGTGTTTCTTTTTATGCAAAAATTAAAGAATGCTCAGAAATTCTGTCAAGCTGGGGTCGTGAAATAACAGGAAGCTTTAAGAACAGAATTAATCAGTGCAAGAAGACTATAAAATTGTTGAAGGGTAGGCGTGACAGTAACTCGATAGCAGTGTtaaagtgttag